One Vespa crabro chromosome 1, iyVesCrab1.2, whole genome shotgun sequence genomic region harbors:
- the LOC124432741 gene encoding cytochrome c oxidase assembly factor 6 homolog, producing MSFPNKEDRLICWSHRDEYWKCLDEAKSETNCNEFRKKYEQFCPSQWVKHFDRKREYLKFKERLELEGYVPEEKSQTSF from the exons ATGTCATTTCCAAATAAAGAAGATCGATTGATCTGTTGGAGTCATAGGGATGAATATTGGAAATGCTTAGATGAAGCAAAATCAGAAACGAATTGCAatgaatttagaaaaaaatatgaacaatTTTGTCCTTCTCAATGG GTGAAACACTTTGATCGTAAAAGGGAATATCTAAAATTTAAAGAGCGTTTGGAGCTAGAAGGATATGTTccagaagaaaaaagtcaaacatctttttaa